One Oncorhynchus keta strain PuntledgeMale-10-30-2019 chromosome 11, Oket_V2, whole genome shotgun sequence DNA window includes the following coding sequences:
- the LOC118390285 gene encoding gap junction delta-2 protein-like, which yields MGDWSILGRFLTEVQNHSTVIGKIWLTMLLIFRILLVTLVGDAVYSDEQSKFTCNTLQPGCNNVCYDTFAPVSHLRFWVFQIVLVSTPSIFYIVYVLHKIAKDEKLEPEKIHEVAKPPPARESLKHVGVEDGETLEASNRSFNPCYEKEWGAREGGYLEQSLLEEDLREVGKDPTELSSQVLLTYIIHVVLRSIMEIAFLVGQYYLFGFEVPQLFRCETYPCPNWTDCFVSRATEKTIFLNFMFSISLGCFILNIVELHYLGWVYIFRVLCSACSTCCEPERDPVELVDLYHNHNPLLLQLKHSLRGRVVLQTSPPMSQEKSSGVLPTHTPAISFETDSTVECTSKRSPDEKERTKAKLANITKIGRGKKSWL from the coding sequence ATGGGAGACTGGTCCATTCTTGGTCGCTTCTTAACGGAGGTTCAGAACCACTCCACGGTGATCGGCAAGATCTGGCTGACCATGCTCCTCATCTTCCGCATCCTGCTGGTGACCCTGGTGGGGGATGCAGTGTACAGCGATGAGCAGTCCAAGTTCACCTGCAACACCCTGCAGCCTGGTTGCAACAACGTCTGCTACGACACCTTCGCCCCAGTCTCACACCTGCGTTTCTGGGTCTTCCAGATAGTGCTCGTCTCCACACCGTCTATCTTCTACATTGTCTATGTGTTGCACAAGATAGCCAAGGATGAGAAGTTAGAGCCTGAGAAGATCCATGAGGTCGCCAAGCCTCCTCCTGCACGTGAAAGTCTCAAACATGTAGGGGTGGAGGATGGGGAAACCCTGGAGGCCAGCAACCGCTCCTTCAACCCCTGCTATGAGAAGGAGTGGGGCGCCCGGGAGGGGGGGTATTTGGAGCAGAGCCTGCTGGAGGAGGACTTGCGGGAGGTGGGGAAGGATCCCACCGAGCTGTCCAGCCAAGTGCTGCTGACCTACATCATTCACGTGGTGCTGCGCTCCATCATGGAGATAGCCTTCCTGGTGGGCCAGTACTACCTGTTTGGCTTTGAAGTGCCTCAACTGTTCCGCTGTGAGACCTACCCCTGTCCTAACTGGACTGACTGTTTTGTGTCTCGTGCCACAGAGAAGACCATCTTCCTCAACTTCATGTTCAGCATCAGCCTGGGATGCTTCATCCTGAACATTGTGGAGCTGCACTACCTGGGCTGGGTCTATATTTTCCGTGTGCTGTGCTCTGCCTGCTCTACATGCTGCGAGCCAGAGAGGGACCCTGTGGAACTTGTGGACCTGTATCACAACCACAACCCTCTGCTGCTGCAGCTCAAACACTCCCTACGAGGCAGGGTGGTCCTGCAGACCTCCCCTCCCATGTCCCAGGAGAAGAGCAGTGGAGTGTTGCCCACCCACACCCCAGCCATCTCCTTTGAGACTGACTCCACAGTAGAGTGCACCTCCAAGAGAAGCCCAGATGAGAAAGAACGCACTAAGGCCAAACTGGCCAACATAACTAAAATAGGCAGAGGCAAGAAATCCTGGCTGTGA